The following proteins are encoded in a genomic region of Haloarcula marina:
- a CDS encoding 50S ribosomal protein L13: MSLAEFDADVVVDARDCIMGRVASQVAEKALDGQSVAVVNAERAVITGREDQITEKYKKRVDIGNDNGYFYPKRPDGILKRSIRGMLPHKKQRGREAFENVRVYVGNPHDKDSDVLEGTSLDRLSNIKFVSLGEVSETLGANKTW, translated from the coding sequence ATGAGCCTCGCAGAGTTCGACGCCGACGTGGTCGTCGACGCCCGTGATTGTATCATGGGCCGCGTGGCATCGCAAGTCGCCGAGAAAGCCCTCGACGGACAGTCCGTCGCCGTCGTCAACGCCGAACGCGCGGTCATCACCGGTCGTGAAGACCAGATTACCGAGAAGTACAAGAAGCGCGTCGACATCGGCAACGACAACGGGTACTTCTACCCGAAGCGACCGGACGGCATCCTCAAGCGCTCGATTCGCGGCATGCTGCCCCACAAGAAGCAGCGCGGCCGCGAGGCGTTCGAGAACGTCCGTGTCTACGTGGGCAACCCCCACGACAAGGACAGTGATGTCCTCGAAGGCACCTCGCTGGACCGACTGTCGAACATCAAGTTCGTCTCGCTCGGCGAAGTGAGCGAGACACTCGGAGCGAACAAGACATGGTAA
- a CDS encoding 30S ribosomal protein S9 produces MVTNTSGKKKTAVARATIREGEGRVRIDSQPVELVDPELAQLKMLEPFRIAEDELRDDVDVDVTVEGGGVMGQADAARTAIARGLVDFTNDAELRDAFMEFDRSLLVNDVRQSESKKWGGPGARARYQKSYR; encoded by the coding sequence ATGGTAACGAACACGTCTGGAAAGAAGAAGACCGCCGTCGCCCGCGCGACTATCCGTGAGGGCGAGGGCCGCGTGCGTATCGACTCCCAGCCGGTCGAACTGGTCGACCCGGAGCTGGCCCAGCTGAAGATGCTGGAGCCGTTCCGCATCGCGGAGGACGAACTCCGCGACGACGTCGACGTCGACGTCACCGTCGAAGGTGGCGGTGTCATGGGGCAGGCCGACGCCGCCCGAACCGCCATCGCCCGCGGTCTCGTCGACTTCACGAACGACGCGGAACTCCGCGACGCGTTCATGGAATTCGACCGCTCGCTGCTGGTCAACGACGTTCGCCAGTCCGAATCCAAGAAGTGGGGCGGTCCCGGCGCTCGGGCCCGCTACCAGAAATCCTACCGCTGA